The Archangium lipolyticum genome window below encodes:
- a CDS encoding thioesterase II family protein: MMRPSNPPVNPWFPLRQPNPHARLRVFCFPYAGGGASIYNNWGAALPASVEVCAVQLPGRERRILEQPFRQIPTLLDALEPALSPLLDKPFVFFGYSMGTRIALALTQRWQARGARLPLGLVMAAAGAPHRDRPSRDELDDAKFIELLRSYEGTPPELFAHKELLEMVLPSLRADFAIADSVLPATKVSCPISAWSGEEDPHVTQEGFDGWGELTTGDIRLRRFPGKHFFLRTAREPLLAALREELIRWCPEVGR; encoded by the coding sequence ATGATGCGACCGTCCAACCCGCCCGTGAATCCCTGGTTTCCCCTTCGCCAGCCCAATCCCCACGCCCGCCTGAGGGTGTTCTGCTTCCCGTACGCGGGAGGAGGCGCCTCCATCTACAACAACTGGGGCGCGGCGCTCCCGGCGAGTGTGGAGGTGTGCGCCGTGCAGCTGCCGGGCCGCGAGCGGCGCATCCTGGAGCAGCCCTTCCGGCAGATCCCCACCCTGCTGGATGCGCTGGAGCCGGCCCTGTCGCCACTGCTGGACAAGCCCTTCGTCTTCTTCGGCTACAGCATGGGCACGCGGATCGCGCTGGCGCTCACGCAGCGCTGGCAGGCCCGTGGCGCCCGCCTGCCGCTCGGGCTGGTCATGGCCGCCGCCGGCGCGCCCCACCGCGACCGTCCGTCCCGGGACGAGCTCGATGACGCGAAGTTCATCGAGCTGCTGCGCAGCTACGAGGGCACGCCCCCCGAGCTCTTCGCTCACAAGGAGCTGCTGGAGATGGTGCTACCGTCGCTGCGCGCCGACTTCGCCATCGCCGACAGCGTGCTGCCCGCCACGAAGGTGAGCTGCCCCATCTCGGCCTGGTCGGGCGAGGAGGATCCTCACGTCACCCAGGAGGGCTTCGACGGCTGGGGCGAGCTGACGACGGGAGACATCCGGCTGCGCCGTTTCCCCGGCAAGCACTTCTTCCTGCGCACGGCCCGCGAGCCGCTGCTGGCGGCGCTGCGCGAGGAGCTGATCCGCTGGTGCCCCGAGGTGGGCCGCTAG
- a CDS encoding 4'-phosphopantetheinyl transferase family protein, with protein sequence MTPSPPSSPPLTIRHDEVHLWVVEPERVTDPRLLGAYLALLDENERARRLRFRFEKHQHQFLVSHALVRVTLSRYAPVPPQAWRFATNAYGRPDLTGAAPLGLRFNLSHTDGMAVCAVALDTDVGADVEDSGRQGQTVELADSFFAPSEVAALRALPPERQHERFFAYWTLKESYIKARGMGLSLPLDRFAFHLEPGQPPRISFDSRLADEPGAWRFVQLQLSERHPAAVAVRRAWSLPLTVRCQRTVPLAGDEPPWFVTAG encoded by the coding sequence ATGACGCCGAGCCCCCCTTCCTCGCCGCCCCTGACGATCCGCCATGACGAGGTCCACCTCTGGGTGGTGGAGCCGGAGCGTGTGACCGATCCCCGGTTGCTCGGGGCCTACCTGGCGCTGCTCGACGAGAACGAGCGGGCGCGGCGCCTGCGCTTCCGCTTCGAGAAGCACCAGCACCAGTTCCTGGTGTCGCACGCGCTGGTGCGCGTCACCCTGTCACGCTACGCGCCGGTGCCGCCCCAGGCCTGGCGCTTCGCCACCAACGCGTACGGGCGCCCGGACCTCACCGGCGCGGCCCCGCTCGGGCTGCGCTTCAACCTCTCGCACACGGACGGCATGGCGGTGTGCGCGGTGGCGCTCGACACGGACGTGGGCGCGGACGTGGAGGACTCCGGGCGCCAGGGTCAGACCGTGGAGCTGGCCGATTCCTTCTTCGCTCCCTCGGAGGTGGCGGCCCTGCGCGCGCTGCCCCCCGAGCGCCAGCATGAGCGCTTCTTCGCGTACTGGACGCTGAAGGAGTCCTACATCAAGGCGCGTGGCATGGGGCTGAGCCTGCCGTTGGATCGGTTCGCCTTCCATCTGGAGCCGGGGCAGCCCCCGCGCATCTCGTTCGATTCGCGGCTGGCGGACGAGCCCGGCGCATGGCGCTTCGTGCAGCTCCAGCTCTCGGAGCGGCACCCGGCGGCGGTGGCGGTGCGCCGGGCCTGGAGCCTGCCCCTGACGGTGCGGTGCCAGCGGACCGTGCCGCTGGCGGGCGATGAGCCGCCCTGGTTCGTCACCGCCGGCTAG
- a CDS encoding galactose oxidase-like domain-containing protein — protein sequence MMVRSCFESWRRCLLFAGLLLSLVPLAVEAADPKVAGEWSPLTTFPVSMTHAHLLPTGQVMFFGEFDEGLLPPQLWDPATGALSALPRADYNIFCAGHSFLPDGRLLVTGGHEESHVGYPYVSIFNPFTLTWSRGPDMNDNRWYPTNTTLPNGDVVVLSGETHASGTCNELPQVWQSSTGTFRDLTTAVRDVPYYPRVFLAPNGKIFYSGPQRTSRWLDTEGTGTWFEGPRSAYNGRAYGSAVMIDSKVLLIGGGSPPTATVEEIDLAAPAPVWRARAPMAWPRRQLNATLLPDGKVLVSGGSSGSDFDDETLPVKVPELYDPDTNTWTKLAPAADYRGYHSAALLLPDGRVLTGGGRNLRTVEIFSPPYLEQDGTRPAIQEAPAVITPGTSFLVQTLDASRVAKVTLLALGSVTHAFDQNQRFLKLAFSQTNGGLSVTAPASNLTAPPGYYMLFIVDGQGVPSVARMVRVAQVTPTARKKIVLGDTWKYDDRGIDQGTAWLDRDFDDSAWKTGSGQLGYGDEDEGTVISSGIPTVYFRKKITLENIVTAAHLEVLYDDAIAVWINGVPVFSRNMGNGTGFAVWASGSTTNAYERVPLPLEANPFRVGENVVTAIVKQVSANSDDLTFALSLEVEQLSGPVPDTLVLTAPNAGEIFLPGASTSITWSSTGTMASVDLALSTDNGVSWTPIASGVPNTGVHAWMVPQVSTSQALVRVSRAGEPALSDVSNAPFTISQQTVSTPISFRSVWKYEDSGVDPGMHWNMPDFDDSAWKSGAGQLGYGDGDEATVLTRGAVSQPSVYFRKKILVNGAVTEASLRVLFDDGVAVFVNGTQVFTRNVGKGLAHDRYASAGTENELVADSIPAGVFVQGENTLAVVVKQTGATSPDLSFDLELRLGIVTGQ from the coding sequence ATGATGGTGCGGTCATGCTTTGAGAGCTGGAGAAGGTGCCTGCTGTTCGCGGGCCTGCTGTTGTCCCTGGTCCCGTTGGCGGTGGAAGCGGCGGATCCAAAAGTCGCGGGGGAGTGGTCTCCGCTGACGACCTTTCCCGTGTCCATGACCCACGCCCACCTGCTGCCCACGGGGCAGGTGATGTTCTTCGGCGAGTTCGACGAGGGCCTGCTACCACCTCAATTGTGGGACCCGGCCACGGGAGCGCTCTCGGCCCTGCCACGGGCGGACTACAACATCTTCTGCGCGGGTCACTCCTTCCTGCCGGACGGGCGGCTGCTGGTGACGGGCGGCCACGAGGAGTCCCACGTGGGCTACCCCTACGTGAGCATCTTCAATCCCTTCACGCTCACGTGGAGCCGCGGCCCGGACATGAATGATAACCGGTGGTACCCCACCAACACCACGCTCCCCAACGGAGACGTGGTGGTGCTCTCGGGCGAAACCCACGCGTCCGGCACCTGCAACGAGCTGCCACAGGTGTGGCAGTCCAGCACGGGCACGTTCCGCGACCTCACGACCGCCGTGCGCGATGTGCCCTACTACCCGCGGGTGTTCCTGGCACCCAACGGCAAGATCTTCTACTCCGGCCCCCAGCGTACCTCCCGCTGGTTGGACACGGAGGGGACCGGCACCTGGTTCGAGGGCCCCCGGAGCGCATACAACGGCCGCGCCTATGGCTCGGCGGTGATGATCGACTCCAAGGTGCTCCTCATTGGAGGGGGCTCGCCGCCCACCGCCACCGTGGAGGAGATCGATCTCGCGGCGCCGGCGCCAGTCTGGCGGGCCCGCGCCCCGATGGCCTGGCCGAGGCGCCAGCTCAACGCCACCCTGCTGCCGGATGGCAAGGTGCTGGTGTCGGGCGGCAGCAGCGGCTCGGATTTCGATGACGAGACCCTGCCCGTCAAGGTGCCGGAGCTCTACGATCCCGACACCAACACCTGGACGAAGCTCGCCCCCGCGGCGGACTACCGGGGCTATCACTCGGCGGCGCTCCTGTTGCCGGACGGGCGCGTGCTGACCGGCGGTGGCCGCAACCTGCGCACGGTGGAGATCTTCTCGCCGCCGTATCTCGAGCAGGATGGCACCCGACCCGCCATCCAGGAGGCGCCGGCCGTCATCACTCCCGGGACGAGCTTCCTCGTGCAGACCCTGGATGCGTCGCGGGTGGCGAAGGTGACGCTGCTCGCCCTCGGCTCGGTGACGCATGCCTTCGATCAGAACCAGCGCTTCCTCAAGCTGGCCTTCTCCCAGACGAACGGTGGCCTGAGCGTGACCGCGCCCGCGAGCAACCTCACCGCGCCCCCGGGCTACTACATGCTCTTCATCGTGGACGGGCAGGGGGTGCCCTCGGTGGCGCGCATGGTGCGGGTGGCCCAGGTGACGCCCACCGCGCGGAAGAAGATCGTCCTCGGCGACACGTGGAAGTATGACGACCGGGGCATCGATCAGGGCACCGCCTGGCTGGACCGGGACTTCGATGACTCCGCGTGGAAGACCGGCTCGGGTCAGCTCGGCTACGGAGACGAGGACGAGGGCACCGTCATCTCCTCTGGCATTCCCACCGTCTACTTCCGCAAGAAGATCACCCTGGAGAACATCGTCACCGCGGCCCACCTCGAGGTGCTGTACGACGATGCCATCGCCGTGTGGATCAACGGCGTCCCCGTCTTCTCCCGCAACATGGGCAACGGCACGGGCTTCGCCGTCTGGGCTTCCGGTTCGACGACCAACGCGTACGAGCGCGTTCCGCTCCCGCTCGAAGCCAATCCGTTCCGGGTGGGGGAGAACGTGGTGACGGCGATCGTGAAGCAGGTGTCCGCCAACTCGGATGATCTCACCTTCGCGCTCTCGCTGGAGGTGGAGCAGCTCTCGGGCCCGGTGCCGGACACGCTGGTGCTCACCGCGCCCAACGCAGGGGAGATCTTCCTGCCGGGCGCTTCCACGTCCATCACCTGGTCCAGCACCGGCACCATGGCGAGCGTGGACCTGGCGCTCTCCACGGACAATGGCGTGAGCTGGACGCCCATCGCCTCCGGCGTGCCCAACACCGGCGTGCACGCGTGGATGGTGCCGCAGGTGAGCACCTCCCAGGCGCTGGTGCGCGTGTCGCGCGCTGGTGAGCCCGCGCTGTCGGACGTGAGCAACGCTCCCTTCACCATCAGCCAGCAGACGGTGAGCACTCCCATCTCCTTCCGGTCCGTGTGGAAGTACGAGGACAGCGGGGTGGATCCGGGCATGCACTGGAACATGCCGGACTTCGATGACTCGGCGTGGAAGTCCGGCGCGGGCCAGCTCGGGTACGGCGACGGCGACGAGGCCACGGTGCTCACCCGGGGCGCCGTGTCCCAGCCCAGCGTCTACTTCCGCAAGAAGATCCTCGTGAACGGCGCCGTCACCGAGGCCAGCCTGCGTGTCCTCTTCGACGACGGTGTGGCGGTGTTCGTCAACGGCACGCAGGTGTTCACCCGGAACGTGGGCAAGGGCCTCGCCCACGACAGGTACGCGAGCGCCGGCACGGAGAACGAGCTCGTCGCCGATTCCATCCCCGCCGGAGTGTTCGTCCAGGGGGAGAATACCCTCGCGGTGGTGGTCAAGCAGACAGGCGCGACCTCGCCGGATCTATCGTTCGACCTCGAACTGCGGCTCGGCATCGTCACCGGACAGTGA
- a CDS encoding glycosyltransferase: protein MELFPIHLLVLVVMMNRYVLGPLLRRIRGRRVDATNDGYQPTVTVVIPLFNEGEGIHHAVRSLLEQDYPADKLSICVVDDCSTDDSHAWALRAAEGHPNVKVMRNPYNMGKRKGIARAVREATAELIVSVDSDVVVHPSAVRELVRRFVSPRIAAVGGRTYVANRHQNWMTRMIEIKFYFAQEWLKDLERSFRSVLCLSGCLTAYRRHVLLELEPILETRNIAGVPIKYGEDRFLTRQIVKAGYETVYTTAAWCQTAAPATLAGYFSQQLRWRRSNLVDMICGLSHAWRLHPVVCIHYVSQLALLLSYPVIIIHNLINGQFWGVLLLHMLVMGAMGLIYRIDKRDLPADMRVPAISFLPMGLLMPITYALFTPLALLTLDSGSWETRGKPSTAPGVPPADVPPAERAPSIIPPTRTAGGSTTP, encoded by the coding sequence ATGGAACTCTTCCCCATTCACCTGTTGGTATTGGTGGTGATGATGAACCGGTACGTGCTCGGTCCGCTGCTGCGGCGGATCCGGGGCCGCCGGGTGGACGCCACGAATGACGGCTATCAGCCAACCGTCACGGTGGTCATTCCCCTCTTCAACGAGGGCGAGGGCATCCATCACGCCGTCCGGAGCCTGCTGGAACAGGACTACCCGGCGGACAAGCTGAGCATCTGCGTGGTGGACGACTGCTCCACCGACGACAGCCATGCCTGGGCGCTGCGCGCGGCCGAGGGGCATCCGAACGTGAAGGTGATGCGCAACCCGTACAACATGGGCAAGCGCAAGGGCATCGCCCGGGCGGTGCGTGAGGCGACGGCGGAGCTCATCGTCTCGGTGGACTCGGACGTGGTGGTGCACCCGAGCGCCGTGCGCGAGCTGGTGCGGCGCTTCGTGAGCCCGCGCATCGCCGCGGTGGGAGGCCGCACCTACGTGGCCAACCGTCATCAGAACTGGATGACGCGGATGATCGAGATCAAGTTCTACTTCGCCCAGGAGTGGCTCAAGGATCTGGAGCGGAGCTTCCGCTCGGTGCTGTGCCTGTCCGGGTGCCTCACCGCGTACCGGCGCCACGTGCTGCTGGAGCTGGAGCCCATCCTCGAGACGCGCAACATCGCCGGGGTCCCCATCAAATACGGAGAGGATCGTTTCCTCACGCGGCAGATCGTCAAGGCGGGCTACGAGACGGTCTACACCACGGCGGCCTGGTGCCAGACGGCCGCGCCGGCCACGCTGGCGGGCTACTTCTCGCAGCAGCTGCGGTGGCGGCGCTCCAACCTCGTGGACATGATCTGCGGGCTGAGCCACGCCTGGAGGCTGCATCCGGTGGTGTGCATCCACTACGTGTCCCAGCTGGCGCTGCTGCTCTCCTATCCCGTCATCATCATCCACAACCTGATCAACGGGCAGTTCTGGGGCGTGCTGCTGCTGCACATGCTCGTCATGGGAGCCATGGGGCTCATCTACCGGATCGACAAGAGGGACCTGCCCGCGGACATGCGCGTCCCGGCGATCTCCTTCCTTCCCATGGGGCTGCTGATGCCCATCACCTACGCACTCTTCACTCCGCTGGCGCTGCTCACGCTGGACTCGGGGAGCTGGGAGACGCGGGGCAAGCCGAGCACGGCGCCTGGCGTACCGCCCGCGGACGTACCGCCCGCCGAGCGGGCTCCCAGCATCATCCCCCCCACGCGGACGGCCGGAGGGAGCACGACGCCATGA